In Helicobacter mastomyrinus, a single genomic region encodes these proteins:
- a CDS encoding class I SAM-dependent DNA methyltransferase, with amino-acid sequence MSQSTPPTQAQDSTLQSQIIALIDRLKAICAQSGLGNDAGEYKIITQVFLYKFLNDKFTYEVKRAESRLAKLDAIALYKELESMPDEHYQMLLEDIGANVKFAPSDTFPALFSAQNDLNFHTKLDNAFENIANNNTEIFSIATEGGSKIKLFEPLMPIITDQSKRDGVAKALISSLSDFDFEGAFSQGYDFFAPLFEYLIKDYNKDNGGKYAEYYTPHSVAAIMAQILVGKESYKSVSCYDPSAGSGTLLMSLAHAIGQSKCSIYAQDISQKSSSLLRLNLILNNLAHSIHNITQGNTLTHPRHTHKSFDFIVSNPPFKLDFSEYRNELASDKTRFFAGVPKIPNKDKDKMAVYLCFFQHLLNSLSPTGKAAIVVPTGFITAQSSIEKSIRKHLVDSKALSGCITMPPNIFATTGTNVSIVFIDKGKKSDFALLVDASKLGTKQKIDKNERVFLSKDDELKIINAFIESQAIEDFSIQVSLESIAAKNYSFSAEQYFDFKIEHIDMSETEFNAKIKESKESLEALFTQSQDLQKQILENFAKIKFND; translated from the coding sequence ATGAGCCAATCTACACCGCCCACACAAGCCCAAGATTCCACCCTGCAGAGCCAAATCATCGCGCTTATTGATAGGCTTAAAGCCATTTGCGCACAAAGCGGACTAGGCAATGACGCCGGAGAGTATAAAATCATCACGCAAGTATTTCTTTACAAATTTTTAAATGACAAATTCACGTATGAAGTCAAAAGAGCAGAATCACGTTTAGCCAAACTAGATGCTATTGCCCTTTACAAAGAGCTAGAATCTATGCCCGATGAGCACTATCAAATGCTACTAGAAGACATCGGCGCAAATGTCAAATTTGCCCCTAGTGATACATTTCCCGCGCTTTTTTCCGCACAAAATGACCTAAACTTCCACACCAAGCTTGATAATGCCTTTGAAAATATCGCAAATAACAATACAGAGATTTTCTCTATCGCTACTGAGGGCGGGAGCAAAATCAAGCTTTTTGAGCCACTTATGCCTATCATCACGGATCAAAGCAAACGTGATGGCGTAGCTAAAGCCCTCATATCATCACTAAGTGATTTTGACTTTGAAGGGGCATTTTCTCAAGGCTATGACTTTTTCGCACCGCTCTTTGAATACCTTATCAAAGATTATAACAAAGACAATGGCGGCAAATACGCCGAATACTACACGCCCCATTCCGTAGCTGCCATTATGGCACAAATCCTTGTAGGCAAGGAGAGTTACAAAAGCGTATCCTGCTATGACCCAAGCGCAGGATCTGGCACATTGCTAATGAGCCTAGCCCACGCTATTGGGCAGAGCAAATGCTCCATCTATGCCCAAGACATTAGCCAAAAGTCTAGCTCATTGCTGCGCCTAAACCTTATCCTAAATAATCTCGCCCATTCTATCCATAACATCACACAGGGTAATACCCTAACCCACCCGCGCCACACGCACAAGAGCTTTGATTTTATCGTGAGCAATCCCCCTTTTAAGCTTGATTTTAGCGAGTATAGAAATGAACTCGCTAGTGATAAAACGCGCTTTTTCGCCGGTGTGCCAAAGATTCCCAATAAAGACAAAGATAAAATGGCAGTATATCTATGCTTTTTCCAGCATTTGCTAAACTCCCTCTCCCCCACAGGTAAAGCCGCCATAGTCGTGCCTACGGGCTTTATCACCGCGCAAAGCAGCATAGAAAAGAGCATTAGAAAACACCTTGTAGATTCTAAAGCCTTGAGTGGCTGCATAACAATGCCTCCAAATATCTTTGCCACCACAGGCACAAATGTATCCATAGTCTTTATAGACAAAGGCAAAAAAAGCGATTTTGCCCTGCTTGTCGATGCTTCAAAGCTAGGGACAAAGCAAAAAATCGATAAAAACGAGCGAGTATTTTTAAGCAAAGATGATGAGCTAAAAATCATCAATGCCTTTATAGAATCTCAAGCAATAGAGGACTTTAGCATACAAGTAAGTCTAGAATCTATCGCGGCAAAAAACTACTCTTTTTCCGCGGAGCAGTATTTTGACTTTAAAATCGAGCATATTGATATGAGCGAGACAGAATTTAACGCCAAGATAAAAGAGAGTAAAGAAAGCCTAGAGGCACTTTTCACCCAAAGCCAAGATTTGCAAAAGCAGATTCTAGAAAACTTTGCAAAAATAAAGTTCAATGACTAA
- a CDS encoding type I restriction enzyme subunit R domain-containing protein: MLHDTLDVGTYIESFKNGKIDIIFVYAMLLTGFDAPRLKKLYLCREAKEHNLLQTLTRVNRPYKNFHYGYVVDFADIDKEFDKTNKAYWDELSNELDDEKETYSKLFKTQEEIAQEL; encoded by the coding sequence ATTCTGCACGATACATTAGACGTAGGCACTTATATAGAATCTTTCAAAAATGGCAAGATTGATATTATCTTTGTCTATGCTATGCTGCTTACAGGCTTTGACGCCCCAAGATTAAAGAAGCTCTATCTCTGCCGCGAGGCAAAAGAGCATAATCTCCTCCAAACCCTAACGCGTGTCAATCGCCCATACAAAAACTTTCATTATGGCTATGTGGTGGATTTTGCAGATATTGATAAAGAATTTGACAAGACCAACAAAGCCTATTGGGACGAGCTAAGCAATGAGCTAGATGATGAGAAAGAAACGTATAGCAAACTTTTTAAAACCCAAGAGGAGATAGCCCAAGAATTGTAA
- a CDS encoding DEAD/DEAH box helicase family protein: MTYSNNFNENTRVKIPSLLTLVRLGFEYISLNDKNTKSAFHKQTNIFLTSFHSALKRLNPTIKQEHYSKILITFVEVKIPNNIQGIQAELERAKRRFSDESFKRYFNLTQMIVYSNNTEYNETELTPINGAFYSTSYNLKLNHFREELSHTLPTQDIAPLETNAIKQILKDTNTQAILNTPEFHTNTALDTPTNRLLISLFSHQRLMFFLRYGIAFVRDSHSIQKHIMRYPQFFATLTIQSKLHDWLKPHHETNTKDLNISHKRGIIWHTQGSGKTALSFYALRAIKDFYQAHSITTKFYFIVDRLDLLQQSYNEFKKRGLSVKAIESKQDFIQELQSLKCNNTEGRDEMIVVNIQKFSEDALSVPNVYHLKVQRIFFIDEAHRSYQPAAKFFTHLFNVDKEAIFLALTGTPLLQSAKREKSTHIFGDYIHKYYYDSSIKDGYTLRLIKEDIQSSYKASLNAAFETLKIEQGSLRIKISQPRFVNIS, encoded by the coding sequence ATGACATATTCTAATAATTTTAACGAAAATACGCGCGTTAAGATTCCATCTTTACTTACACTTGTCCGCTTAGGTTTTGAATACATATCGCTTAATGACAAAAACACAAAATCAGCTTTCCACAAACAAACAAATATATTCCTTACGAGCTTTCACTCCGCCCTAAAGAGGCTAAATCCCACCATAAAACAAGAGCATTACTCTAAGATTCTAATTACCTTTGTAGAAGTGAAAATACCAAATAATATTCAAGGTATCCAAGCAGAACTTGAACGTGCCAAAAGGCGATTTAGCGATGAAAGTTTTAAGCGATATTTTAACCTCACGCAAATGATTGTATATTCTAACAATACAGAATATAATGAAACCGAGCTTACTCCCATAAATGGCGCATTCTATTCCACAAGCTATAATCTTAAGCTAAACCATTTTAGAGAGGAGCTATCTCACACCCTGCCTACACAAGATATTGCACCGCTAGAGACTAACGCTATCAAACAGATTCTAAAAGATACGAATACTCAAGCTATTCTTAACACGCCAGAATTTCACACAAATACCGCCCTAGACACGCCTACAAACCGCCTTCTTATCTCGCTTTTTTCACATCAACGTCTTATGTTTTTCTTACGTTATGGCATAGCCTTTGTGAGAGATAGCCACAGCATACAAAAGCACATTATGCGCTATCCGCAGTTTTTTGCAACCCTCACTATACAATCTAAACTGCACGATTGGCTTAAGCCTCACCACGAGACAAACACTAAAGATTTAAACATTTCTCATAAAAGAGGCATTATTTGGCACACGCAAGGCTCAGGTAAAACCGCGTTAAGCTTCTACGCACTAAGAGCAATAAAAGATTTTTATCAAGCGCACTCTATCACGACAAAATTTTACTTCATCGTGGATAGGCTAGACTTGCTTCAACAATCCTACAACGAATTTAAAAAACGCGGCTTATCCGTCAAAGCTATAGAATCTAAGCAAGATTTTATCCAAGAACTACAATCGCTCAAATGTAATAACACAGAGGGCAGAGATGAAATGATTGTTGTTAATATCCAAAAGTTTAGCGAAGATGCTCTAAGTGTGCCAAATGTTTATCATCTTAAAGTCCAACGCATATTTTTCATAGATGAAGCCCACCGCAGCTATCAGCCCGCGGCTAAGTTTTTCACTCATCTTTTTAATGTCGATAAGGAAGCGATTTTCCTCGCGCTCACAGGCACACCTCTACTACAAAGTGCCAAAAGAGAGAAATCCACGCATATTTTTGGGGATTATATCCATAAATACTATTATGATTCTTCTATCAAAGATGGCTACACCCTACGTCTTATCAAAGAAGACATACAAAGTAGCTACAAAGCCTCGCTTAATGCCGCCTTTGAGACACTTAAAATTGAGCAAGGCTCTTTACGCATAAAAATTTCACAACCCCGCTTTGTGAATATATCATAA
- the lepA gene encoding translation elongation factor 4, protein MTTQSHIRNFSIIAHIDHGKSTLADRLIQECGAVSEREMKAQIMDTMDIEKERGITIKAQSVRLSYPYKGQTYILNLIDTPGHVDFSYEVSRSLTSCEGALLVVDASQGVEAQTIANVYIAMENDLEIIPVINKIDLPAADPERVCEDIESTIGLSCKNALKVSAKSGEGIKALIEHIIEHIPAPSGDENVPTKALIYDSWFDNYLGALALVRIKDGALHVGQEVQMMSSGKKYEVLGLYYPHPVQKIPTQSILCGEIGIISLGLKTLTDMAVGDTITDAKTPTDVAISGFRPAKPFVFAGIYPIETDKFEELRDALHRLKLNDSALSFEPETSVALGFGFRVGFLGLLHMEVVKERLEREFNLSLIATAPTVVYEVYLTDGSKVLVQNPSELPEVQKIESIYEPYVKASIITPSEYVGNVITLLSNRRGVQEKMDYLTQSRVMLVYALPSNEIVMDFYDKLKSCTKGYASFDYEPIGYRQGDLVRLDIRVAGEVVDALSIIVDRQKSYEKGRALVESMKEIVPRQLFEVAIQASVGSKIIARETVKSMGKNVTAKCYGGDITRKRKLLEKQKEGKKRMKAIGRVELPQEAFLAVLKIDG, encoded by the coding sequence ATGACTACGCAAAGCCATATTCGCAATTTTTCTATTATCGCTCATATTGATCACGGCAAATCTACACTTGCTGATAGGCTCATACAGGAGTGTGGGGCGGTGAGTGAGCGCGAGATGAAAGCGCAGATTATGGATACTATGGATATTGAAAAGGAGCGGGGCATCACCATTAAGGCGCAATCAGTGCGTCTAAGCTACCCATACAAAGGGCAAACCTATATTTTGAATCTTATCGATACGCCCGGACACGTGGATTTTAGCTATGAGGTGTCGCGCTCTCTTACATCGTGTGAGGGGGCATTGCTCGTAGTTGATGCAAGTCAAGGCGTAGAGGCGCAAACTATTGCAAATGTGTATATTGCAATGGAAAATGATTTAGAAATTATCCCTGTGATTAATAAAATCGATTTACCCGCAGCAGACCCTGAACGCGTGTGTGAGGATATAGAATCTACCATTGGCTTAAGCTGCAAGAACGCACTAAAGGTAAGTGCAAAGAGTGGAGAGGGTATAAAAGCCTTAATTGAGCATATTATAGAGCATATACCTGCTCCAAGTGGTGATGAGAATGTCCCTACAAAGGCTCTTATCTATGATAGTTGGTTTGATAACTATTTGGGGGCTTTGGCATTAGTGCGTATCAAAGATGGCGCGTTGCACGTAGGGCAGGAAGTGCAGATGATGAGCAGTGGCAAAAAATATGAGGTGCTGGGCTTGTATTATCCTCACCCGGTGCAGAAAATTCCCACGCAGAGTATTCTTTGCGGTGAGATTGGCATTATCTCACTTGGGCTAAAAACGCTCACTGATATGGCAGTGGGCGATACGATAACCGATGCGAAAACACCAACAGATGTAGCCATAAGTGGTTTTAGACCGGCTAAGCCCTTTGTATTTGCTGGAATCTATCCTATTGAAACAGATAAATTTGAGGAATTGCGGGACGCGCTACATAGGCTTAAACTTAATGATTCTGCCCTTAGCTTTGAGCCTGAAACAAGCGTAGCTCTAGGCTTTGGCTTCCGCGTGGGATTCTTAGGGCTTTTGCATATGGAGGTGGTGAAAGAGCGATTAGAGCGGGAGTTTAATCTCTCACTTATCGCTACTGCGCCAACGGTGGTATATGAAGTGTATTTAACCGATGGTTCTAAGGTGTTAGTGCAAAATCCTAGTGAGCTGCCCGAAGTCCAAAAGATAGAATCTATCTATGAACCTTATGTAAAGGCGAGTATTATCACTCCTAGCGAATATGTGGGGAATGTTATCACTCTATTGTCAAACCGCCGCGGGGTGCAGGAAAAAATGGATTACCTCACGCAATCACGTGTTATGCTTGTGTATGCTCTGCCGAGTAATGAGATTGTAATGGATTTTTATGATAAGCTAAAGTCCTGCACGAAGGGATATGCGAGTTTTGATTATGAGCCTATCGGGTATAGGCAGGGGGATTTGGTGCGCCTTGATATACGCGTGGCGGGAGAGGTTGTTGATGCCTTATCTATCATCGTAGATAGGCAAAAAAGCTATGAAAAGGGCAGAGCATTGGTAGAATCGATGAAAGAGATTGTCCCAAGGCAACTTTTTGAAGTGGCGATTCAAGCGAGTGTGGGGAGTAAAATCATCGCGCGAGAGACGGTGAAATCTATGGGAAAGAATGTAACGGCAAAGTGCTATGGTGGTGATATAACGCGTAAGAGAAAGCTACTAGAAAAGCAAAAAGAGGGCAAAAAGAGAATGAAAGCTATCGGCAGGGTAGAGCTACCTCAAGAGGCATTTTTAGCGGTGTTAAAGATTGATGGGTAG
- the rfbA gene encoding glucose-1-phosphate thymidylyltransferase RfbA has product MKGIILAGGSGTRLYPSTLMLSKQLLPVYDKPMVYYPLSVLMLAGIKEVLIISTPKDTPRFKEIFGNGDWLGMHIEYCVQTSPDGLAQGLILAEDFIKDDDIALILGDNIFYGQGFTPMLLEAKEAAKQGKATIFPYPVKDPHRFGVAELDSQERVISLEEKPSKPKSNFAVTGLYFYDNEAISIAKTLRPSPRGELEITDVNLAYLQKGKLMAQTLGRGFAWLDTGTHDSLIDAATFVQTIELRQGYKIACLEEIAYYNGWIDEKKLLQRADFLDKSGYGQYLRAIIESPYMERE; this is encoded by the coding sequence ATGAAGGGCATTATCTTAGCCGGGGGTAGCGGTACAAGGCTTTATCCTAGCACATTGATGCTCTCAAAGCAGCTTCTACCTGTGTATGATAAGCCTATGGTGTATTATCCACTCTCTGTGCTGATGTTAGCAGGTATTAAAGAAGTGTTGATTATCTCCACACCAAAGGATACGCCTAGATTTAAAGAGATTTTTGGGAATGGTGATTGGCTAGGAATGCATATAGAGTATTGTGTGCAAACCTCCCCCGATGGCTTGGCACAGGGCTTAATCTTAGCGGAGGATTTTATCAAAGATGATGATATAGCCTTGATTTTAGGGGATAATATTTTCTATGGGCAGGGCTTTACCCCTATGCTCCTTGAGGCAAAAGAAGCGGCAAAACAAGGTAAGGCGACGATTTTCCCCTATCCTGTGAAAGACCCTCATCGCTTTGGTGTGGCGGAGCTAGATTCACAAGAGCGTGTGATAAGCCTTGAGGAAAAGCCCTCTAAACCAAAGAGTAATTTTGCTGTAACGGGATTGTATTTTTATGATAATGAGGCGATTAGCATTGCTAAAACGCTCCGCCCAAGCCCACGAGGAGAGCTAGAGATTACAGATGTGAATCTTGCCTATCTTCAAAAGGGCAAACTTATGGCACAAACATTGGGGCGGGGCTTTGCGTGGCTTGATACAGGTACACACGATAGTCTTATTGATGCAGCGACATTCGTGCAGACCATAGAGCTACGGCAGGGGTATAAAATCGCGTGCTTGGAGGAAATCGCCTATTATAATGGCTGGATAGATGAGAAAAAGCTTTTGCAAAGGGCTGATTTCCTTGATAAAAGTGGCTATGGGCAGTATTTACGCGCTATCATAGAATCTCCTTATATGGAGCGAGAATGA